A window of the Hippoglossus stenolepis isolate QCI-W04-F060 chromosome 8, HSTE1.2, whole genome shotgun sequence genome harbors these coding sequences:
- the cnot3a gene encoding CCR4-NOT transcription complex subunit 3a isoform X4 codes for MADKRKLQGEIDRCLKKVAEGVEQFEDIWQKLHNAANANQKEKYEADLKKEIKKLQQMERFKVVERETKTKAYSKEGLGLAQKVDPAQREKEETGMWLTNTIDTLNMQVDQFESEVESLSVQTRKKKGDKDKQERIDELKRLIERHRFHIRMLETILRMLDNDSVPVDSIQKIKDDVDYYIDSSQDPDFEENEFLYDDLDLDDIPLVATSPSGQGLEDEMYLHSSSTPTSTTSSSPIPPSPATCTAENSEDDKKRGRSTDSEVSQSPVKNGTPSLLSSFSSSSTSGSSSSSSLVSMASVVGGITPVPTSNSLIGSFSSAVQQHQHQPAQQQQQPQPPNQPPQLQQQQPPQTKPSVPSHNAPSPPSNPLLPASTSPSLLTSSTPSSSAPNSQPQITPGPSPASSLGLGLGLGLGLGLSKVGITGTNSANQIPGLGLVGHPTPLNTMAGLLSGSTPAPYAQAAASGGLGLSNITQSSISVESSTSIPTSGSSGVTTNGAGTGLGLLGTSPVHSCLSGSILGLVPGQNVAPGALQVPPSTVSTTSGVVGMMGGNVGNVGVVGGVGVNAAPARPPSGLKQNGSTSYSAVVAESATESALSTPSQSQSSQPSSLSSSTSQPMDNGPSLISSITLPPSSPSPSFSDSTPGGGSLLNGPHSYTQATEGLKAPEPLSSLKAMAERAALGSGLDGEIPNLHLTDRGRNDIFSSSSAAPGTPAALQPSVSEVSIPPSLGVCPLGPTPLPKDQLYQQAMQESAWTHMPHPSDSERIRQYLMRNPCPTLPFHHQIPPHHSDSIEFYQRLSTETLFFIFYYLEGTKAQYLSAKALKKQSWRFHTKYMMWFQRHEEPKTITDEFEQGTYIYFDYEKWGQRKKEGFTFEYRYLEDRDLQ; via the exons ATGGCTGACAAGAGAAAACTTCAAG GTGAGATCGACAGATGTTTGAAAAAAGTAGCCGAAGGTGTAGAACAGTTTGAAGATATCTGGCAGAAG cTCCATAATGCAGCCAATGCAAACCAGAAGGAAAAATATGAGGCTGACCTCaagaaagagattaaaaaacTACAG CAAATGGAGCGGTTCAAGGTGGTGGAacgtgaaacaaaaacaaaagcttaCTCTAAAGAAGGCTTGGGGCTCGCTCAGAAAGTGGATCCAGCtcagagggaaaaggaggaaacgGGAATGTGGCTAACA AATACGATAGACACTCTAAACATGCAGGTGGATCAGTTTGAAAGTGAGGTGGAATCTCTGTCAGTtcagacaagaaagaaaaagggggatAAAGAC AAGCAAGAACGTATTGATGAGCTCAAGCGGTTGATTGAGAGACATAGATTCCACATTCGTATGTTGGAGACCATTTTACGTATGCTGGACAATGACTCTGTGCCGGTGGATTCAATCCAGAAGATCAAGGATGATGTTGACTACTACATTGATTCGTCCCAAGACCCAGACTTTGAGGAGAATGAGTTCCTCTATGATGACTTAGACCTGGATGACATAC CATTAGTTGCAACTTCTCCGTCAGGTCAGGGCTTGGAAGATGAGATGTATCTTCATTCCAGCAGCACTCCCACTTCCACCACCTCTTcttcacccatccctccatccccagCCACATGCACTGCT GAGAACTCAGAGGACGATAAGAAAAGGGGACGGTCGACAGACAGTGAAGTTAGTCAG TCGCCTGTGAAGAACGGCACCCCATCTTTGCtgtcttccttctcttcctcctccacctctggtTCTTCGTCATCCTCCTCCCTGGTGTCCATGGCGAGTGTTGTCGGAGGCATTACTCCGGTGCCCACGAGCAACAGTCTAATAGGAAGCTTCAGCAGTGCGGTGCAGCAACATCAGCATCAACctgcacaacagcaacaacagcctCAGCCACCAAACCAACCGCCGcaactacagcagcagcagccacctcAGACAAAACCTTCTGTCCCCTCACACAACGCCCCCAGCCCGCCCAGCAACCCTCTACTCCCagcctccacctctccctctctccttacGTCTAGCACACCCAGTTCATCAGCCCCCAACTCTCAGCCTCAGATCACACCAGGGCCCAGCCCGGCATCCAGCTTGGGACTCGGGCTTGGACTGGGGCTTGGACTGGGATTGAGCAAAGTTGGTATAACGGGGACCAACAGTGCCAACCAAATACCTGGTTTAGGCCTGGTTGGCCACCCCACTCCCCTCAACACAATGGCAGGGCTCCTTTCGGGCTCCACACCTGCCCCTTACGCTCAGGCAGCAGCATCGGGAGGTTTGGGTTTGAGCAACATCACTCAGTCCAGCATTTCAGTGGAGAGCAGCACTTCCATCCCCACCTCTGGCTCCAGTGGAGTCACCACCAACGGGGCGGGGACAGGGCTTGGATTACTAGGTACCAGCCCGGTTCACAGCTGTCTGAGTGGGAGTATTCTGGGTCTGGTTCCTGGGCAAAATGTGGCCCCAGGTGCCTTGCAGGTGCCGCCGAGTACTGTCAGCACTACCTCTGGTGTAGTCGGCATGATGGGAGGAAATGTGGGAAATGTCGGTGTGGTCGGAGGAGTGGGGGTGAATGCTGCTCCTGCAAGACCACCGAGTGGACTCAAGCAAAATGGAAGCACAA GTTACAGTGCTGTAGTAGCAGAGAGCGCCACAGAATCAGCTCTGAGTACACCGAGCCAATCACAAAGCAGCCAACCCTCGTCTCTCAGTTCCTCAACCAGTCAGCC GATGGACAATGGTCCCAGTTTAATCAGCTCCATCACGCTGCCTCCCAGCTCTCCGTCCCCCTCGTTCTCAGACAGCACACCGGGAGGTGGGAGTCTTCTTAATGGGCCCCACTCCTACACACAGGCCACTGAGGGCCTCAAG GCTCCTGAGCCTCTCAGTTCTCTGAAGGCGATGGCTGAGAGAGCAGCCCTGGGTTCAGGCCTGGATGGAGAGATTCCTAACCTGCACCTGACAGACAGAGGTCGGAACG ACATCTTCTCCAGTTCGTCTGCGGCGCCTGGCACGCCTGCTGCCCTTCAGCCGTCCGTGTCGGAAGTCAGCATCCCCCCGTCACTCGGAGTCTGTCCACTCGGCCCCACCCCTCTCCCCAAAGACCAGCTGTACCAGCAGGCCATGCAGGAGTCTGCCTGGACACACATGCCACACCCCTCAGACTCTGAGAGGATCAG GCAATACCTGATGAGGAACCCGTGTCCGACCTTGCCCTTCCATCATCAGATACCACCGCATCACTCGGACTCCATAGAGTTCTACCAGAGGCTCTCCACAGAAaccctctttttcatcttctacTACCTGGAG GGCACCAAGGCTCAGTATCTGTCGGCCAAGGCCCTGAAGAAGCAGTCGTGGAGGTTTCACACCAAGTACATGATGTGGTTCCAGAGGCACGAGGAGCCCAAGACTATCACAGATGAGTTTGAACAG GGCACTTACATTTACTTTGACTACGAAAAATGGGgccagaggaagaaggaggggTTCACCTTCGAGTATAGGTACCTCGAGGACAGGGAcctgcagtga
- the cnot3a gene encoding CCR4-NOT transcription complex subunit 3a isoform X1, whose amino-acid sequence MADKRKLQGEIDRCLKKVAEGVEQFEDIWQKLHNAANANQKEKYEADLKKEIKKLQRLRDQIKTWVASNEIKDKRQLVENRKLIETQMERFKVVERETKTKAYSKEGLGLAQKVDPAQREKEETGMWLTNTIDTLNMQVDQFESEVESLSVQTRKKKGDKDKQERIDELKRLIERHRFHIRMLETILRMLDNDSVPVDSIQKIKDDVDYYIDSSQDPDFEENEFLYDDLDLDDIPLVATSPSGQGLEDEMYLHSSSTPTSTTSSSPIPPSPATCTAENSEDDKKRGRSTDSEVSQSPVKNGTPSLLSSFSSSSTSGSSSSSSLVSMASVVGGITPVPTSNSLIGSFSSAVQQHQHQPAQQQQQPQPPNQPPQLQQQQPPQTKPSVPSHNAPSPPSNPLLPASTSPSLLTSSTPSSSAPNSQPQITPGPSPASSLGLGLGLGLGLGLSKVGITGTNSANQIPGLGLVGHPTPLNTMAGLLSGSTPAPYAQAAASGGLGLSNITQSSISVESSTSIPTSGSSGVTTNGAGTGLGLLGTSPVHSCLSGSILGLVPGQNVAPGALQVPPSTVSTTSGVVGMMGGNVGNVGVVGGVGVNAAPARPPSGLKQNGSTSYSAVVAESATESALSTPSQSQSSQPSSLSSSTSQPMDNGPSLISSITLPPSSPSPSFSDSTPGGGSLLNGPHSYTQATEGLKAPEPLSSLKAMAERAALGSGLDGEIPNLHLTDRGRNDIFSSSSAAPGTPAALQPSVSEVSIPPSLGVCPLGPTPLPKDQLYQQAMQESAWTHMPHPSDSERIRQYLMRNPCPTLPFHHQIPPHHSDSIEFYQRLSTETLFFIFYYLEGTKAQYLSAKALKKQSWRFHTKYMMWFQRHEEPKTITDEFEQGTYIYFDYEKWGQRKKEGFTFEYRYLEDRDLQ is encoded by the exons ATGGCTGACAAGAGAAAACTTCAAG GTGAGATCGACAGATGTTTGAAAAAAGTAGCCGAAGGTGTAGAACAGTTTGAAGATATCTGGCAGAAG cTCCATAATGCAGCCAATGCAAACCAGAAGGAAAAATATGAGGCTGACCTCaagaaagagattaaaaaacTACAG CGATTGAGAGATCAGATAAAAACATGGGTGGCCTCAAACGAAATCAAAGACAAAAGGCAGCTAGTTGAGAACCGCAAACTTATAGAGACG CAAATGGAGCGGTTCAAGGTGGTGGAacgtgaaacaaaaacaaaagcttaCTCTAAAGAAGGCTTGGGGCTCGCTCAGAAAGTGGATCCAGCtcagagggaaaaggaggaaacgGGAATGTGGCTAACA AATACGATAGACACTCTAAACATGCAGGTGGATCAGTTTGAAAGTGAGGTGGAATCTCTGTCAGTtcagacaagaaagaaaaagggggatAAAGAC AAGCAAGAACGTATTGATGAGCTCAAGCGGTTGATTGAGAGACATAGATTCCACATTCGTATGTTGGAGACCATTTTACGTATGCTGGACAATGACTCTGTGCCGGTGGATTCAATCCAGAAGATCAAGGATGATGTTGACTACTACATTGATTCGTCCCAAGACCCAGACTTTGAGGAGAATGAGTTCCTCTATGATGACTTAGACCTGGATGACATAC CATTAGTTGCAACTTCTCCGTCAGGTCAGGGCTTGGAAGATGAGATGTATCTTCATTCCAGCAGCACTCCCACTTCCACCACCTCTTcttcacccatccctccatccccagCCACATGCACTGCT GAGAACTCAGAGGACGATAAGAAAAGGGGACGGTCGACAGACAGTGAAGTTAGTCAG TCGCCTGTGAAGAACGGCACCCCATCTTTGCtgtcttccttctcttcctcctccacctctggtTCTTCGTCATCCTCCTCCCTGGTGTCCATGGCGAGTGTTGTCGGAGGCATTACTCCGGTGCCCACGAGCAACAGTCTAATAGGAAGCTTCAGCAGTGCGGTGCAGCAACATCAGCATCAACctgcacaacagcaacaacagcctCAGCCACCAAACCAACCGCCGcaactacagcagcagcagccacctcAGACAAAACCTTCTGTCCCCTCACACAACGCCCCCAGCCCGCCCAGCAACCCTCTACTCCCagcctccacctctccctctctccttacGTCTAGCACACCCAGTTCATCAGCCCCCAACTCTCAGCCTCAGATCACACCAGGGCCCAGCCCGGCATCCAGCTTGGGACTCGGGCTTGGACTGGGGCTTGGACTGGGATTGAGCAAAGTTGGTATAACGGGGACCAACAGTGCCAACCAAATACCTGGTTTAGGCCTGGTTGGCCACCCCACTCCCCTCAACACAATGGCAGGGCTCCTTTCGGGCTCCACACCTGCCCCTTACGCTCAGGCAGCAGCATCGGGAGGTTTGGGTTTGAGCAACATCACTCAGTCCAGCATTTCAGTGGAGAGCAGCACTTCCATCCCCACCTCTGGCTCCAGTGGAGTCACCACCAACGGGGCGGGGACAGGGCTTGGATTACTAGGTACCAGCCCGGTTCACAGCTGTCTGAGTGGGAGTATTCTGGGTCTGGTTCCTGGGCAAAATGTGGCCCCAGGTGCCTTGCAGGTGCCGCCGAGTACTGTCAGCACTACCTCTGGTGTAGTCGGCATGATGGGAGGAAATGTGGGAAATGTCGGTGTGGTCGGAGGAGTGGGGGTGAATGCTGCTCCTGCAAGACCACCGAGTGGACTCAAGCAAAATGGAAGCACAA GTTACAGTGCTGTAGTAGCAGAGAGCGCCACAGAATCAGCTCTGAGTACACCGAGCCAATCACAAAGCAGCCAACCCTCGTCTCTCAGTTCCTCAACCAGTCAGCC GATGGACAATGGTCCCAGTTTAATCAGCTCCATCACGCTGCCTCCCAGCTCTCCGTCCCCCTCGTTCTCAGACAGCACACCGGGAGGTGGGAGTCTTCTTAATGGGCCCCACTCCTACACACAGGCCACTGAGGGCCTCAAG GCTCCTGAGCCTCTCAGTTCTCTGAAGGCGATGGCTGAGAGAGCAGCCCTGGGTTCAGGCCTGGATGGAGAGATTCCTAACCTGCACCTGACAGACAGAGGTCGGAACG ACATCTTCTCCAGTTCGTCTGCGGCGCCTGGCACGCCTGCTGCCCTTCAGCCGTCCGTGTCGGAAGTCAGCATCCCCCCGTCACTCGGAGTCTGTCCACTCGGCCCCACCCCTCTCCCCAAAGACCAGCTGTACCAGCAGGCCATGCAGGAGTCTGCCTGGACACACATGCCACACCCCTCAGACTCTGAGAGGATCAG GCAATACCTGATGAGGAACCCGTGTCCGACCTTGCCCTTCCATCATCAGATACCACCGCATCACTCGGACTCCATAGAGTTCTACCAGAGGCTCTCCACAGAAaccctctttttcatcttctacTACCTGGAG GGCACCAAGGCTCAGTATCTGTCGGCCAAGGCCCTGAAGAAGCAGTCGTGGAGGTTTCACACCAAGTACATGATGTGGTTCCAGAGGCACGAGGAGCCCAAGACTATCACAGATGAGTTTGAACAG GGCACTTACATTTACTTTGACTACGAAAAATGGGgccagaggaagaaggaggggTTCACCTTCGAGTATAGGTACCTCGAGGACAGGGAcctgcagtga
- the cnot3a gene encoding CCR4-NOT transcription complex subunit 3a isoform X3: protein MADKRKLQGEIDRCLKKVAEGVEQFEDIWQKLHNAANANQKEKYEADLKKEIKKLQRLRDQIKTWVASNEIKDKRQLVENRKLIETQMERFKVVERETKTKAYSKEGLGLAQKVDPAQREKEETGMWLTNTIDTLNMQVDQFESEVESLSVQTRKKKGDKDKQERIDELKRLIERHRFHIRMLETILRMLDNDSVPVDSIQKIKDDVDYYIDSSQDPDFEENEFLYDDLDLDDIPLVATSPSGQGLEDEMYLHSSSTPTSTTSSSPIPPSPATCTAENSEDDKKRGRSTDSEVSQSPVKNGTPSLLSSFSSSSTSGSSSSSSLVSMASVVGGITPVPTSNSLIGSFSSAVQQHQHQPAQQQQQPQPPNQPPQLQQQQPPQTKPSVPSHNAPSPPSNPLLPASTSPSLLTSSTPSSSAPNSQPQITPGPSPASSLGLGLGLGLGLGLSKVGITGTNSANQIPGLGLVGHPTPLNTMAGLLSGSTPAPYAQAAASGGLGLSNITQSSISVESSTSIPTSGSSGVTTNGAGTGLGLLGTSPVHSCLSGSILGLVPGQNVAPGALQVPPSTVSTTSGVVGMMGGNVGNVGVVGGVGVNAAPARPPSGLKQNGSTSYSAVVAESATESALSTPSQSQSSQPSSLSSSTSQPMDNGPSLISSITLPPSSPSPSFSDSTPGGGSLLNGPHSYTQATEGLKAPEPLSSLKAMAERAALGSGLDGEIPNLHLTDRDIFSSSSAAPGTPAALQPSVSEVSIPPSLGVCPLGPTPLPKDQLYQQAMQESAWTHMPHPSDSERIRQYLMRNPCPTLPFHHQIPPHHSDSIEFYQRLSTETLFFIFYYLEGTKAQYLSAKALKKQSWRFHTKYMMWFQRHEEPKTITDEFEQGTYIYFDYEKWGQRKKEGFTFEYRYLEDRDLQ from the exons ATGGCTGACAAGAGAAAACTTCAAG GTGAGATCGACAGATGTTTGAAAAAAGTAGCCGAAGGTGTAGAACAGTTTGAAGATATCTGGCAGAAG cTCCATAATGCAGCCAATGCAAACCAGAAGGAAAAATATGAGGCTGACCTCaagaaagagattaaaaaacTACAG CGATTGAGAGATCAGATAAAAACATGGGTGGCCTCAAACGAAATCAAAGACAAAAGGCAGCTAGTTGAGAACCGCAAACTTATAGAGACG CAAATGGAGCGGTTCAAGGTGGTGGAacgtgaaacaaaaacaaaagcttaCTCTAAAGAAGGCTTGGGGCTCGCTCAGAAAGTGGATCCAGCtcagagggaaaaggaggaaacgGGAATGTGGCTAACA AATACGATAGACACTCTAAACATGCAGGTGGATCAGTTTGAAAGTGAGGTGGAATCTCTGTCAGTtcagacaagaaagaaaaagggggatAAAGAC AAGCAAGAACGTATTGATGAGCTCAAGCGGTTGATTGAGAGACATAGATTCCACATTCGTATGTTGGAGACCATTTTACGTATGCTGGACAATGACTCTGTGCCGGTGGATTCAATCCAGAAGATCAAGGATGATGTTGACTACTACATTGATTCGTCCCAAGACCCAGACTTTGAGGAGAATGAGTTCCTCTATGATGACTTAGACCTGGATGACATAC CATTAGTTGCAACTTCTCCGTCAGGTCAGGGCTTGGAAGATGAGATGTATCTTCATTCCAGCAGCACTCCCACTTCCACCACCTCTTcttcacccatccctccatccccagCCACATGCACTGCT GAGAACTCAGAGGACGATAAGAAAAGGGGACGGTCGACAGACAGTGAAGTTAGTCAG TCGCCTGTGAAGAACGGCACCCCATCTTTGCtgtcttccttctcttcctcctccacctctggtTCTTCGTCATCCTCCTCCCTGGTGTCCATGGCGAGTGTTGTCGGAGGCATTACTCCGGTGCCCACGAGCAACAGTCTAATAGGAAGCTTCAGCAGTGCGGTGCAGCAACATCAGCATCAACctgcacaacagcaacaacagcctCAGCCACCAAACCAACCGCCGcaactacagcagcagcagccacctcAGACAAAACCTTCTGTCCCCTCACACAACGCCCCCAGCCCGCCCAGCAACCCTCTACTCCCagcctccacctctccctctctccttacGTCTAGCACACCCAGTTCATCAGCCCCCAACTCTCAGCCTCAGATCACACCAGGGCCCAGCCCGGCATCCAGCTTGGGACTCGGGCTTGGACTGGGGCTTGGACTGGGATTGAGCAAAGTTGGTATAACGGGGACCAACAGTGCCAACCAAATACCTGGTTTAGGCCTGGTTGGCCACCCCACTCCCCTCAACACAATGGCAGGGCTCCTTTCGGGCTCCACACCTGCCCCTTACGCTCAGGCAGCAGCATCGGGAGGTTTGGGTTTGAGCAACATCACTCAGTCCAGCATTTCAGTGGAGAGCAGCACTTCCATCCCCACCTCTGGCTCCAGTGGAGTCACCACCAACGGGGCGGGGACAGGGCTTGGATTACTAGGTACCAGCCCGGTTCACAGCTGTCTGAGTGGGAGTATTCTGGGTCTGGTTCCTGGGCAAAATGTGGCCCCAGGTGCCTTGCAGGTGCCGCCGAGTACTGTCAGCACTACCTCTGGTGTAGTCGGCATGATGGGAGGAAATGTGGGAAATGTCGGTGTGGTCGGAGGAGTGGGGGTGAATGCTGCTCCTGCAAGACCACCGAGTGGACTCAAGCAAAATGGAAGCACAA GTTACAGTGCTGTAGTAGCAGAGAGCGCCACAGAATCAGCTCTGAGTACACCGAGCCAATCACAAAGCAGCCAACCCTCGTCTCTCAGTTCCTCAACCAGTCAGCC GATGGACAATGGTCCCAGTTTAATCAGCTCCATCACGCTGCCTCCCAGCTCTCCGTCCCCCTCGTTCTCAGACAGCACACCGGGAGGTGGGAGTCTTCTTAATGGGCCCCACTCCTACACACAGGCCACTGAGGGCCTCAAG GCTCCTGAGCCTCTCAGTTCTCTGAAGGCGATGGCTGAGAGAGCAGCCCTGGGTTCAGGCCTGGATGGAGAGATTCCTAACCTGCACCTGACAGACAGAG ACATCTTCTCCAGTTCGTCTGCGGCGCCTGGCACGCCTGCTGCCCTTCAGCCGTCCGTGTCGGAAGTCAGCATCCCCCCGTCACTCGGAGTCTGTCCACTCGGCCCCACCCCTCTCCCCAAAGACCAGCTGTACCAGCAGGCCATGCAGGAGTCTGCCTGGACACACATGCCACACCCCTCAGACTCTGAGAGGATCAG GCAATACCTGATGAGGAACCCGTGTCCGACCTTGCCCTTCCATCATCAGATACCACCGCATCACTCGGACTCCATAGAGTTCTACCAGAGGCTCTCCACAGAAaccctctttttcatcttctacTACCTGGAG GGCACCAAGGCTCAGTATCTGTCGGCCAAGGCCCTGAAGAAGCAGTCGTGGAGGTTTCACACCAAGTACATGATGTGGTTCCAGAGGCACGAGGAGCCCAAGACTATCACAGATGAGTTTGAACAG GGCACTTACATTTACTTTGACTACGAAAAATGGGgccagaggaagaaggaggggTTCACCTTCGAGTATAGGTACCTCGAGGACAGGGAcctgcagtga
- the cnot3a gene encoding CCR4-NOT transcription complex subunit 3a isoform X2, producing the protein MADKRKLQGEIDRCLKKVAEGVEQFEDIWQKLHNAANANQKEKYEADLKKEIKKLQRLRDQIKTWVASNEIKDKRQLVENRKLIETQMERFKVVERETKTKAYSKEGLGLAQKVDPAQREKEETGMWLTNTIDTLNMQVDQFESEVESLSVQTRKKKGDKDQERIDELKRLIERHRFHIRMLETILRMLDNDSVPVDSIQKIKDDVDYYIDSSQDPDFEENEFLYDDLDLDDIPLVATSPSGQGLEDEMYLHSSSTPTSTTSSSPIPPSPATCTAENSEDDKKRGRSTDSEVSQSPVKNGTPSLLSSFSSSSTSGSSSSSSLVSMASVVGGITPVPTSNSLIGSFSSAVQQHQHQPAQQQQQPQPPNQPPQLQQQQPPQTKPSVPSHNAPSPPSNPLLPASTSPSLLTSSTPSSSAPNSQPQITPGPSPASSLGLGLGLGLGLGLSKVGITGTNSANQIPGLGLVGHPTPLNTMAGLLSGSTPAPYAQAAASGGLGLSNITQSSISVESSTSIPTSGSSGVTTNGAGTGLGLLGTSPVHSCLSGSILGLVPGQNVAPGALQVPPSTVSTTSGVVGMMGGNVGNVGVVGGVGVNAAPARPPSGLKQNGSTSYSAVVAESATESALSTPSQSQSSQPSSLSSSTSQPMDNGPSLISSITLPPSSPSPSFSDSTPGGGSLLNGPHSYTQATEGLKAPEPLSSLKAMAERAALGSGLDGEIPNLHLTDRGRNDIFSSSSAAPGTPAALQPSVSEVSIPPSLGVCPLGPTPLPKDQLYQQAMQESAWTHMPHPSDSERIRQYLMRNPCPTLPFHHQIPPHHSDSIEFYQRLSTETLFFIFYYLEGTKAQYLSAKALKKQSWRFHTKYMMWFQRHEEPKTITDEFEQGTYIYFDYEKWGQRKKEGFTFEYRYLEDRDLQ; encoded by the exons ATGGCTGACAAGAGAAAACTTCAAG GTGAGATCGACAGATGTTTGAAAAAAGTAGCCGAAGGTGTAGAACAGTTTGAAGATATCTGGCAGAAG cTCCATAATGCAGCCAATGCAAACCAGAAGGAAAAATATGAGGCTGACCTCaagaaagagattaaaaaacTACAG CGATTGAGAGATCAGATAAAAACATGGGTGGCCTCAAACGAAATCAAAGACAAAAGGCAGCTAGTTGAGAACCGCAAACTTATAGAGACG CAAATGGAGCGGTTCAAGGTGGTGGAacgtgaaacaaaaacaaaagcttaCTCTAAAGAAGGCTTGGGGCTCGCTCAGAAAGTGGATCCAGCtcagagggaaaaggaggaaacgGGAATGTGGCTAACA AATACGATAGACACTCTAAACATGCAGGTGGATCAGTTTGAAAGTGAGGTGGAATCTCTGTCAGTtcagacaagaaagaaaaagggggatAAAGAC CAAGAACGTATTGATGAGCTCAAGCGGTTGATTGAGAGACATAGATTCCACATTCGTATGTTGGAGACCATTTTACGTATGCTGGACAATGACTCTGTGCCGGTGGATTCAATCCAGAAGATCAAGGATGATGTTGACTACTACATTGATTCGTCCCAAGACCCAGACTTTGAGGAGAATGAGTTCCTCTATGATGACTTAGACCTGGATGACATAC CATTAGTTGCAACTTCTCCGTCAGGTCAGGGCTTGGAAGATGAGATGTATCTTCATTCCAGCAGCACTCCCACTTCCACCACCTCTTcttcacccatccctccatccccagCCACATGCACTGCT GAGAACTCAGAGGACGATAAGAAAAGGGGACGGTCGACAGACAGTGAAGTTAGTCAG TCGCCTGTGAAGAACGGCACCCCATCTTTGCtgtcttccttctcttcctcctccacctctggtTCTTCGTCATCCTCCTCCCTGGTGTCCATGGCGAGTGTTGTCGGAGGCATTACTCCGGTGCCCACGAGCAACAGTCTAATAGGAAGCTTCAGCAGTGCGGTGCAGCAACATCAGCATCAACctgcacaacagcaacaacagcctCAGCCACCAAACCAACCGCCGcaactacagcagcagcagccacctcAGACAAAACCTTCTGTCCCCTCACACAACGCCCCCAGCCCGCCCAGCAACCCTCTACTCCCagcctccacctctccctctctccttacGTCTAGCACACCCAGTTCATCAGCCCCCAACTCTCAGCCTCAGATCACACCAGGGCCCAGCCCGGCATCCAGCTTGGGACTCGGGCTTGGACTGGGGCTTGGACTGGGATTGAGCAAAGTTGGTATAACGGGGACCAACAGTGCCAACCAAATACCTGGTTTAGGCCTGGTTGGCCACCCCACTCCCCTCAACACAATGGCAGGGCTCCTTTCGGGCTCCACACCTGCCCCTTACGCTCAGGCAGCAGCATCGGGAGGTTTGGGTTTGAGCAACATCACTCAGTCCAGCATTTCAGTGGAGAGCAGCACTTCCATCCCCACCTCTGGCTCCAGTGGAGTCACCACCAACGGGGCGGGGACAGGGCTTGGATTACTAGGTACCAGCCCGGTTCACAGCTGTCTGAGTGGGAGTATTCTGGGTCTGGTTCCTGGGCAAAATGTGGCCCCAGGTGCCTTGCAGGTGCCGCCGAGTACTGTCAGCACTACCTCTGGTGTAGTCGGCATGATGGGAGGAAATGTGGGAAATGTCGGTGTGGTCGGAGGAGTGGGGGTGAATGCTGCTCCTGCAAGACCACCGAGTGGACTCAAGCAAAATGGAAGCACAA GTTACAGTGCTGTAGTAGCAGAGAGCGCCACAGAATCAGCTCTGAGTACACCGAGCCAATCACAAAGCAGCCAACCCTCGTCTCTCAGTTCCTCAACCAGTCAGCC GATGGACAATGGTCCCAGTTTAATCAGCTCCATCACGCTGCCTCCCAGCTCTCCGTCCCCCTCGTTCTCAGACAGCACACCGGGAGGTGGGAGTCTTCTTAATGGGCCCCACTCCTACACACAGGCCACTGAGGGCCTCAAG GCTCCTGAGCCTCTCAGTTCTCTGAAGGCGATGGCTGAGAGAGCAGCCCTGGGTTCAGGCCTGGATGGAGAGATTCCTAACCTGCACCTGACAGACAGAGGTCGGAACG ACATCTTCTCCAGTTCGTCTGCGGCGCCTGGCACGCCTGCTGCCCTTCAGCCGTCCGTGTCGGAAGTCAGCATCCCCCCGTCACTCGGAGTCTGTCCACTCGGCCCCACCCCTCTCCCCAAAGACCAGCTGTACCAGCAGGCCATGCAGGAGTCTGCCTGGACACACATGCCACACCCCTCAGACTCTGAGAGGATCAG GCAATACCTGATGAGGAACCCGTGTCCGACCTTGCCCTTCCATCATCAGATACCACCGCATCACTCGGACTCCATAGAGTTCTACCAGAGGCTCTCCACAGAAaccctctttttcatcttctacTACCTGGAG GGCACCAAGGCTCAGTATCTGTCGGCCAAGGCCCTGAAGAAGCAGTCGTGGAGGTTTCACACCAAGTACATGATGTGGTTCCAGAGGCACGAGGAGCCCAAGACTATCACAGATGAGTTTGAACAG GGCACTTACATTTACTTTGACTACGAAAAATGGGgccagaggaagaaggaggggTTCACCTTCGAGTATAGGTACCTCGAGGACAGGGAcctgcagtga